One genomic window of Ruminococcus gauvreauii includes the following:
- a CDS encoding ABC-F family ATP-binding cassette domain-containing protein produces the protein MNILNIEHISKVFGDKKIFDDISCGIHEGDKIGIIGINGTGKTTLLRMIAGEEEPDEGQVITQKGLRIAYLPQNPEYPEGGTVLSYVTDGIPETDWTARSDAKSALNKLGITDHDEPLCHLSGGQKKKAALAKTLIAAFDVLLLDEPTNHLDNEMLNWLEEYLNKYRGVIVMVTHDRYFLDRVTNKILEIDHGQLYGYDANYSKFLEMKAQREEMEAASERKRKSVLRMELEWARRGCRARSTKQKARLERLDALKNGGAASYDQTIEVDAVETRMGKKTVELHHISKNYGDKKLIEDFNYIVLKNQRLGIIGPNGCGKSTLLKIIAGLEQPDSGEVILGETIRIGYFAQEVPDMDTNQRVIDYIKDVAEYIPTRDGRITASQMLERFLFTPDMQYAPVSKLSGGEKKRLYLLKVIFTGANVYLFDELSNDIDIPTLTILEDFLTTFPGIIITVSHDRYFLDNVADRIFEFDGNGHLQQYEGGYTDYLETKKIRECEGQESGKTESSGNSEKKKAQGKDWKKNAPVKLKFTYKEQKEFESIDDDIAVLEAKIEKLDDDMMANATNSLRLSELTAEKEKTEAELEEKMERWVYLDDLAERIEAQK, from the coding sequence ATGAACATTTTAAATATAGAGCATATCAGTAAAGTATTTGGAGATAAAAAAATTTTTGATGATATCTCCTGCGGGATTCATGAGGGAGATAAAATCGGGATTATCGGTATCAACGGAACCGGAAAGACAACGCTGCTGAGGATGATCGCGGGAGAAGAGGAGCCGGATGAGGGACAGGTGATCACGCAGAAGGGTTTGCGCATCGCGTATCTGCCTCAGAATCCGGAATATCCAGAAGGCGGTACGGTTCTTTCCTATGTTACGGATGGGATACCGGAGACGGACTGGACAGCCAGGAGTGACGCGAAGAGCGCTTTAAATAAGCTGGGGATCACCGACCACGATGAACCGCTTTGCCATCTCTCAGGAGGTCAGAAAAAGAAAGCCGCACTTGCAAAAACGCTGATCGCGGCATTTGACGTACTTCTTCTGGATGAGCCGACGAACCATCTTGATAACGAGATGCTGAACTGGCTGGAAGAGTATCTGAATAAATACCGGGGGGTCATCGTTATGGTCACACATGACCGGTATTTTCTGGACAGGGTGACCAACAAGATTCTGGAGATCGATCATGGCCAGCTATATGGCTACGATGCCAACTATTCAAAGTTTCTGGAGATGAAAGCTCAGCGGGAAGAGATGGAAGCGGCATCTGAACGAAAGAGAAAGAGTGTCCTGCGTATGGAGCTGGAGTGGGCGAGGCGGGGATGCCGTGCGAGAAGCACAAAACAAAAAGCCAGGCTGGAGAGGCTGGACGCGCTGAAAAACGGCGGTGCCGCATCATATGATCAGACAATAGAAGTGGATGCAGTGGAAACCAGAATGGGTAAAAAAACTGTGGAGCTGCATCATATCAGCAAGAACTACGGTGACAAAAAACTGATTGAAGATTTTAATTATATTGTACTTAAGAATCAGCGTCTTGGCATTATCGGTCCGAACGGCTGCGGGAAATCTACGCTTTTGAAGATTATCGCGGGACTGGAGCAGCCGGATTCGGGTGAGGTAATATTGGGTGAAACGATCAGAATCGGTTATTTTGCCCAGGAAGTACCGGATATGGACACGAATCAGAGGGTCATCGATTATATTAAGGATGTGGCCGAATATATCCCGACAAGGGATGGAAGAATCACCGCATCCCAGATGCTGGAACGTTTTTTGTTTACGCCGGATATGCAGTATGCGCCCGTGTCGAAGCTGTCGGGCGGAGAGAAAAAGAGACTGTATCTGCTGAAAGTGATTTTTACCGGTGCAAATGTATACCTGTTTGACGAGCTGAGCAATGACATTGATATCCCGACGCTGACGATACTTGAGGATTTCCTGACCACCTTTCCGGGAATCATCATCACGGTATCGCATGACCGGTACTTTCTGGACAATGTAGCGGACCGGATATTTGAGTTTGACGGCAATGGACATCTTCAGCAGTACGAAGGCGGATACACGGACTATCTCGAGACTAAAAAAATAAGGGAATGTGAGGGACAGGAGTCCGGAAAAACTGAGAGTAGCGGAAATTCCGAAAAGAAAAAAGCACAGGGGAAAGACTGGAAGAAAAATGCCCCTGTAAAACTTAAGTTTACTTACAAAGAACAGAAGGAATTTGAGTCGATTGATGATGATATTGCTGTTCTTGAGGCGAAGATTGAAAAACTGGATGACGATATGATGGCAAATGCAACGAATTCGCTGAGGCTGTCGGAGCTGACCGCTGAAAAAGAAAAGACAGAGGCCGAGCTGGAAGAAAAGATGGAGCGCTGGGTCTATCTGGATGACCTGGCAGAACGCATCGAGGCGCAGAAGTAG
- a CDS encoding ComEC/Rec2 family competence protein, with protein sequence MRKTDKVLRWLLRLLFILTVAAFTFSTADMTSAKPAKISTMEVHFIDVGQADSILVTSDKESLLIDAGNNDDGMTVVKYLERMKIQRLDYVICTHPHEDHIGGMDDVIDAFEIGTVIMPDKTHTSQTFLDVLRAVQKKKLGITPAQAGDVYSVGNGKFTILAPDKDADYGGDLNSWSVGIRLEHGENHFVFTGDGEERTEKDILSSGLDIRGDVLKAGHHGSETSNSERFIEAVKPEYVVISCGTGNQYGHPDASVLKYFAEQGIKVFRTDEQGTVIAKSDGSRITWNLKPSTSMTAGSRQTEQSVHITKTGKKYHNAGCEYLKSSDIEVEVQEAKAKGMTPCSRCRPPQ encoded by the coding sequence ATGAGAAAGACAGACAAAGTTTTGCGGTGGTTGTTGCGCTTGCTGTTTATACTGACTGTTGCAGCATTTACATTTTCGACAGCGGATATGACGTCAGCCAAACCAGCGAAAATCTCTACAATGGAAGTCCACTTTATCGATGTGGGACAGGCGGACAGCATTCTGGTAACATCGGACAAAGAAAGCCTTTTGATCGATGCGGGCAACAATGACGACGGTATGACAGTCGTTAAGTACCTGGAACGCATGAAAATTCAGAGGCTGGACTATGTGATATGCACACATCCGCATGAAGACCATATCGGCGGGATGGATGACGTCATTGACGCGTTTGAGATCGGCACGGTGATCATGCCGGATAAGACACATACATCACAGACATTTCTGGATGTGCTGAGGGCGGTACAAAAGAAAAAGCTCGGGATTACACCGGCACAGGCAGGGGATGTGTATTCGGTCGGGAACGGTAAATTCACCATACTGGCGCCTGATAAGGACGCAGATTATGGCGGGGATCTGAACAGCTGGTCGGTTGGGATCAGGCTGGAACATGGCGAGAACCATTTTGTTTTTACCGGTGACGGCGAAGAACGGACAGAGAAAGATATCTTGAGCAGCGGGCTGGACATCAGGGGCGATGTGTTAAAGGCAGGCCATCACGGCAGTGAAACTTCAAACAGTGAACGCTTTATTGAGGCCGTGAAGCCTGAGTATGTGGTTATCAGCTGCGGCACAGGGAACCAATACGGGCATCCGGATGCAAGTGTACTGAAATACTTTGCAGAACAGGGAATTAAAGTTTTTCGGACTGACGAACAGGGTACTGTTATTGCAAAAAGCGACGGCAGCAGGATCACCTGGAATCTGAAGCCTAGTACGTCGATGACAGCGGGAAGCCGCCAGACAGAGCAGTCTGTCCATATCACAAAGACCGGAAAAAAGTATCACAATGCCGGGTGTGAATATTTGAAATCGAGTGATATTGAAGTGGAAGTTCAGGAAGCAAAAGCGAAAGGCATGACCCCGTGCAGCAGATGCCGGCCGCCTCAGTAA
- a CDS encoding TraX family protein, whose protein sequence is MTMVQDSDTTGYRRLTGSSLKMLAMILMLIDHTGQAILYMVYLLPNAPIIIGTPLHNVYLVYRAMRFVGRSAFPVFCFLLVQGFLHTSNRRKYVFRLGVFALLSELPFDLALFGTAVDWGHQNVFFTLLIGLVVLCLMEKFETNPYAQIAAIAVGMGLAWLLKSDYSYHGVLLIAILYFFRYYPVLMTAAGCISLLWEAPACLAFIPINLYNKQRGSNMKYFFYFFYPVHLLLLAAIRSLLILSGAG, encoded by the coding sequence ATGACAATGGTTCAAGATTCTGATACAACAGGATATCGCAGGCTGACGGGAAGCTCTTTGAAAATGCTGGCGATGATACTGATGCTGATCGATCATACAGGGCAGGCAATTTTGTACATGGTTTATCTGCTTCCCAATGCACCTATTATAATAGGAACTCCGCTTCATAACGTCTATCTCGTATACAGGGCCATGAGGTTCGTGGGGAGAAGTGCATTTCCTGTTTTTTGCTTCTTGCTGGTTCAGGGCTTCCTTCACACTTCAAACAGAAGAAAATATGTGTTCCGGCTCGGCGTTTTCGCCTTGCTTTCTGAACTTCCGTTTGATCTTGCACTGTTTGGAACGGCAGTGGACTGGGGCCACCAGAATGTGTTTTTTACGCTGCTGATCGGACTTGTGGTGCTATGTCTGATGGAGAAGTTTGAGACGAATCCCTATGCACAGATTGCAGCGATAGCTGTTGGTATGGGTCTTGCCTGGCTGTTAAAGTCGGATTACAGTTATCACGGAGTTTTACTGATCGCGATTTTGTATTTTTTCCGATATTACCCGGTGCTTATGACAGCTGCAGGCTGTATCAGTCTGCTTTGGGAAGCGCCTGCCTGCCTGGCATTTATTCCGATCAATCTCTACAATAAGCAGCGCGGAAGCAACATGAAATACTTCTTTTATTTTTTCTATCCGGTGCATCTGCTGCTGCTGGCGGCTATCCGCAGCCTGCTCATCTTATCTGGGGCCGGCTGA
- a CDS encoding chloramphenicol acetyltransferase, which produces MTFSLIDTDSWERTDHFNYYRNTLPCCYSLTSRLDVTKFRKMLDIQNLKFYPSFVYCVSRLIKSTDEFRMGVDADGNPGRYECMHPNYTIFHKDDGTFSDVWTPYDDDFGIFYRNMRSDMEHYRDAKGVKVKEGQPRNFFCISCLPWLSYTGISTSVPGGTPNLFPIITFGKYADENGRLTMPFSVTISHASADGYHTSRFMNELQEMLDGIKLCESQTVQEVHIS; this is translated from the coding sequence ATGACTTTTTCTTTAATTGATACAGACAGCTGGGAACGTACCGACCATTTCAACTATTACCGAAACACGCTTCCCTGCTGCTACAGCCTGACTTCCCGGCTGGATGTGACAAAATTCAGAAAAATGCTGGATATACAGAATCTAAAATTTTATCCGTCCTTTGTATACTGTGTATCCAGGCTCATAAAATCGACAGATGAATTCCGTATGGGTGTGGATGCAGACGGTAATCCCGGAAGATATGAATGTATGCATCCCAATTACACGATTTTTCATAAAGATGACGGCACATTCTCAGACGTGTGGACGCCGTATGATGATGATTTCGGCATTTTCTACCGCAATATGCGGTCGGACATGGAACATTACCGGGATGCAAAGGGTGTGAAAGTAAAAGAAGGACAGCCCCGGAATTTCTTCTGTATCTCATGCCTTCCCTGGCTGTCGTATACCGGTATTTCAACTTCTGTTCCGGGAGGCACTCCAAATCTGTTTCCAATTATCACTTTTGGAAAATACGCGGACGAGAATGGCCGGCTAACCATGCCGTTTTCTGTTACTATCTCACATGCAAGCGCCGACGGCTACCATACCTCCCGGTTTATGAATGAACTCCAGGAAATGCTGGACGGAATCAAACTGTGTGAATCGCAGACAGTACAGGAGGTTCACATCAGCTGA
- the carB gene encoding carbamoyl-phosphate synthase large subunit — protein sequence MMKRSDIHKVLIIGSGPIIIGQACEFDYSGTQACKALRQLGYEIVLVNSNPATIMTDPETADVTYIEPLNVERLTQIIEKERPDALLPNLGGQSGLNLCSELAKAGVLDKFNVKVIGVQVDAIERGEDRIEFKKTMDSLGIEMARSEVAYSVEEALSIADRLGYPVVLRPAYTMGGAGGGLVYNVDELKTVCSRGLQASLVGQVLVEESILGWEELELEVVRDAKNNMITVCFIENIDPLGVHTGDSFCSAPMLTISEEVQKRLQEQAYKIVEAIEVIGGTNVQFAHDPVSDRIIVIEINPRTSRSSALASKATGFPIALVSAMLACGLTLDEIPCGKYGTLDQYVPGGDYVVIKFARWAFEKFKGAEDKLGTQMRAVGEVMSIGKTYKEAFQKAIRSLETGRYGLGGAKDFASRSKEELLKMLANASSERHFIMYEALRKGATVDEIYDLTKVKHYFIRQMQELVEEEEALVKLKGELPDIKTLRQAKLDGFSDRYLSGILEVSEEELRNARKEAGIVEAWEGVHVSGTKDAAYYYSSYHITDDSSVNTDKPKIMILGGGPNRIGQGIEFDYCCVHAAIALKELGFETIIVNCNPETVSTDYDTSDKLYFEPLTLEDVLSIHEKEKPVGVIAQFGGQTPLNLAEDLKRAGVNILGTTPETINMAEDRDLFRAMMDKLEIPMPEAGMAVNTEEAVTIANRIGYPVMVRPSFVLGGRGMEVVHDEEDLRYYMQAAVGVTPDRPILIDRFLHHATECEADAISDGTNVFVPAVMEHIELAGVHSGDSACILPSKHLTEEQIATIKDYTRKIAKEMNVVGLMNMQYAIEDGVVYVLEANPRASRTVPLVSKVCNIKMVKLATDIMTAHLTGRKSPVPELREKQFSHYGVKEAVFPFNMFQEVDPVLGPEMRSTGEVLGIAGNFGEAFYKAEEATKTKLPLGGTVLISVSDRDKPELVEVAKGFHECGFEIVATGRTCEMIKQAGMPVRKIAKINEGRPNILDDMANGKITMVINTPVGKKGAVDDSYIRKSAIKNRIPYMTTMAAAKATVEGIRAAKSGTAFGVKSLQEFHSSIKEN from the coding sequence ATAATGAAAAGAAGCGATATTCATAAGGTGTTGATCATTGGTTCTGGTCCGATTATTATCGGCCAGGCATGTGAGTTTGATTACTCAGGGACACAGGCATGTAAGGCATTAAGACAACTGGGATATGAAATTGTATTGGTTAATTCCAATCCGGCGACGATCATGACAGATCCGGAAACGGCAGATGTCACATATATCGAACCACTGAATGTGGAACGGCTGACACAGATCATAGAAAAAGAGAGACCGGATGCACTGCTTCCGAATCTGGGCGGGCAGTCTGGTCTGAATCTTTGTTCGGAACTTGCCAAGGCAGGGGTGCTGGATAAATTCAATGTTAAGGTTATCGGTGTTCAGGTCGATGCAATTGAACGGGGCGAAGACAGAATAGAATTTAAAAAGACAATGGACAGCCTTGGGATTGAAATGGCACGCAGCGAGGTTGCCTATTCTGTAGAGGAAGCACTTTCCATCGCGGACAGACTCGGTTATCCGGTAGTCCTGAGACCTGCTTATACGATGGGCGGAGCAGGCGGAGGCCTGGTCTATAACGTTGACGAACTGAAGACCGTGTGTTCGAGAGGGCTTCAGGCAAGCCTTGTCGGTCAGGTTCTGGTAGAAGAATCCATACTGGGCTGGGAGGAGCTGGAGCTGGAAGTCGTGCGTGATGCCAAGAACAACATGATCACGGTCTGCTTTATTGAAAATATCGATCCTCTCGGTGTGCATACCGGAGATTCCTTCTGTTCGGCGCCGATGCTGACGATTTCTGAAGAAGTTCAGAAACGTCTTCAGGAACAGGCGTACAAAATCGTTGAGGCGATCGAAGTGATCGGCGGTACGAATGTTCAATTTGCCCATGACCCTGTTTCGGACCGCATTATCGTAATTGAGATCAACCCGAGAACATCCCGGTCTTCAGCGCTGGCATCCAAAGCGACCGGGTTTCCGATCGCACTCGTATCCGCCATGCTGGCCTGCGGCCTGACACTGGATGAGATTCCTTGCGGGAAATACGGCACACTCGATCAGTATGTTCCCGGAGGAGACTACGTTGTCATCAAATTTGCGCGCTGGGCGTTTGAAAAATTCAAAGGTGCGGAAGATAAGCTTGGTACACAGATGCGCGCAGTCGGTGAGGTTATGAGTATCGGCAAAACCTATAAAGAAGCGTTCCAGAAAGCGATCCGCAGTCTTGAGACCGGTCGTTATGGTCTGGGCGGGGCAAAGGATTTTGCGTCCCGTTCTAAAGAAGAACTGCTGAAAATGCTTGCGAACGCGAGCAGCGAGCGCCATTTCATCATGTATGAAGCTCTGAGAAAAGGCGCCACTGTCGATGAAATTTATGACCTGACGAAAGTAAAACATTACTTTATCAGACAGATGCAGGAGCTGGTGGAAGAGGAAGAGGCACTCGTAAAGCTGAAGGGAGAGCTTCCCGATATCAAGACGTTGCGCCAGGCAAAGCTGGATGGGTTCTCGGACCGCTATCTGAGCGGTATTCTGGAAGTTTCCGAAGAAGAATTGAGAAATGCCAGGAAGGAAGCCGGAATCGTAGAGGCATGGGAAGGAGTCCACGTCAGCGGTACGAAAGACGCGGCATACTATTATTCCAGCTATCATATAACAGATGACAGTTCTGTGAATACCGACAAACCCAAGATCATGATTCTGGGAGGCGGACCGAACAGGATCGGCCAGGGTATTGAATTTGATTACTGCTGCGTTCATGCGGCGATCGCACTCAAGGAACTGGGATTTGAGACGATTATCGTCAACTGTAATCCGGAGACGGTTTCCACTGACTATGATACTTCTGATAAACTGTATTTCGAACCGCTGACACTGGAAGATGTGCTGAGCATCCATGAGAAGGAAAAGCCTGTGGGTGTCATCGCACAGTTTGGAGGACAGACGCCTCTGAACCTTGCGGAAGATCTGAAAAGGGCCGGTGTCAATATTCTGGGTACAACACCAGAGACGATCAATATGGCGGAAGACCGTGATCTGTTCCGTGCGATGATGGATAAGCTTGAGATCCCCATGCCGGAAGCGGGCATGGCTGTCAATACGGAAGAGGCAGTGACGATCGCAAACAGGATCGGTTATCCGGTTATGGTTCGCCCTTCTTTCGTGCTCGGCGGACGCGGGATGGAAGTCGTCCATGATGAAGAAGATCTGAGATACTATATGCAGGCTGCAGTCGGCGTGACGCCGGACCGCCCGATTCTGATCGACCGTTTCCTGCACCATGCGACGGAGTGTGAGGCAGACGCAATCAGTGACGGAACGAATGTATTTGTACCCGCCGTTATGGAGCACATCGAGCTTGCGGGGGTACATTCCGGGGATTCCGCATGTATTCTGCCCTCGAAGCATCTGACAGAAGAGCAGATTGCAACGATCAAAGATTATACCAGAAAGATTGCAAAAGAGATGAATGTTGTCGGACTGATGAATATGCAGTACGCGATCGAGGACGGGGTGGTCTATGTGCTGGAGGCGAATCCAAGAGCATCCAGAACCGTTCCGCTGGTATCCAAGGTATGCAATATTAAGATGGTAAAACTGGCGACTGATATCATGACTGCTCATTTGACTGGCAGGAAGTCTCCGGTCCCGGAACTGCGAGAGAAACAGTTCTCTCATTACGGAGTCAAGGAGGCGGTATTCCCGTTCAATATGTTCCAGGAAGTAGACCCGGTACTTGGACCGGAAATGCGTTCAACCGGCGAAGTTCTCGGCATTGCCGGTAACTTTGGGGAGGCATTTTACAAGGCGGAGGAAGCGACGAAGACGAAGCTTCCGCTCGGCGGAACCGTTCTGATCAGTGTCAGCGACAGGGATAAGCCGGAGCTTGTGGAGGTTGCGAAAGGATTCCATGAATGTGGATTTGAGATAGTTGCCACGGGAAGAACGTGTGAGATGATCAAGCAGGCGGGAATGCCTGTTCGCAAGATTGCAAAAATCAACGAAGGCCGCCCGAACATCCTGGATGACATGGCGAACGGAAAAATCACGATGGTGATTAACACACCGGTCGGAAAGAAAGGCGCGGTTGATGACAGCTATATTCGTAAATCTGCCATCAAAAACAGAATTCCGTATATGACAACGATGGCTGCTGCAAAGGCTACGGTGGAAGGCATCCGTGCTGCGAAGAGCGGCACTGCGTTCGGCGTAAAATCCCTGCAGGAATTCCACAGCAGTATTAAAGAAAACTAA
- a CDS encoding DUF3006 domain-containing protein, translating into MKLIVDRREKDLVICENERKEMLQIPLSAFSSEPEDGDVVVYENGAARILAGETRNRKQKADSLFESLVKRK; encoded by the coding sequence ATGAAATTGATTGTAGACCGCAGAGAAAAAGATCTGGTGATCTGCGAAAATGAGAGAAAAGAGATGTTGCAGATCCCCTTATCGGCATTCTCATCGGAACCAGAGGACGGTGACGTTGTCGTGTATGAAAACGGCGCCGCAAGGATTCTCGCCGGAGAAACCCGTAACAGAAAGCAGAAAGCCGATTCTCTGTTTGAGAGTCTGGTGAAGAGAAAATGA
- a CDS encoding GNAT family N-acetyltransferase: MNFNYDKNRIYLPDDRDNTLAEVTFPSISDDTVNINHTFVDHSLRGQGVAGKLMNETAKFLQDQNKKAVLTCSYAVKWFGEHPEYEHLIR; this comes from the coding sequence ATGAATTTTAATTATGATAAAAACAGAATCTACTTACCGGATGACAGGGATAACACACTCGCGGAAGTTACCTTTCCTTCTATAAGTGATGATACCGTGAATATCAATCATACCTTTGTTGATCATTCACTGAGAGGTCAGGGCGTAGCCGGCAAACTAATGAATGAGACAGCAAAATTTCTGCAGGATCAAAACAAGAAGGCGGTTTTAACCTGCTCGTACGCGGTGAAATGGTTCGGTGAACATCCGGAATACGAACATCTGATCCGATAG
- a CDS encoding flavodoxin family protein, protein MKVVAFNGSPRKGGNTEQCLRIVEKELNAGGIELEIIQVGAKAKPCTACSKCLETGSGHCVQKDEVNDWIDKMVEADGIILASPVYYGGIAGGMKCFLDRAFLAAGNRLHHKVGAALVTLRRSGGLETYQQLNAYLNTMEMVIATSDYWQAAHGLDAGEVLRDTEGVEVMAKLGRNVAWLVNLIHDAKGRIDPPATGQRTMTNFIR, encoded by the coding sequence ATGAAAGTAGTTGCGTTTAACGGAAGTCCCCGCAAAGGGGGCAACACAGAACAGTGTCTGAGAATCGTCGAAAAGGAATTGAATGCCGGGGGAATTGAACTGGAAATTATTCAGGTGGGTGCGAAGGCAAAACCGTGTACTGCCTGCAGTAAGTGTCTGGAAACCGGAAGCGGACATTGCGTTCAGAAGGATGAAGTGAATGACTGGATTGATAAAATGGTGGAAGCCGACGGGATTATTCTGGCATCACCGGTGTATTACGGCGGTATCGCCGGCGGAATGAAGTGTTTTCTGGACCGGGCATTTCTTGCAGCAGGCAACAGGCTGCACCATAAAGTCGGGGCGGCGCTCGTTACACTGCGCAGGTCAGGAGGCCTGGAGACTTATCAGCAGCTTAACGCATATCTGAATACAATGGAGATGGTAATCGCGACTTCCGATTACTGGCAGGCAGCACACGGGCTGGATGCGGGGGAAGTACTCCGGGATACGGAAGGCGTGGAAGTAATGGCGAAACTCGGCCGTAATGTTGCGTGGCTGGTGAATCTCATTCATGACGCGAAAGGAAGAATTGATCCGCCTGCTACAGGACAGAGAACGATGACAAATTTTATACGCTGA
- a CDS encoding iron-sulfur cluster assembly scaffold protein, producing the protein MIYSHEVEMMCPVAQGVNHGAAPIPEEAKWVKSKEIKDISGLTHGVGWCAPQQGACKLTLNVKEGIIQEALVETIGCSGMTHSAAMASEILPGRTLLEALNTDLVCDAINTAMRELFLQIVYGRTQSAFSEDGLPVGAGLEDLGKGLRSQVGTMYGTLKKGPRYLEMAEGYVTGIALNEDDEIIGYQFVSLGKMTDFIKKGDDPTTAWEKAKGQYGRVDDAVKIIDPRAE; encoded by the coding sequence ATGATTTATTCACATGAAGTAGAAATGATGTGTCCGGTTGCACAGGGTGTGAACCACGGTGCTGCTCCAATTCCGGAAGAAGCAAAATGGGTAAAATCCAAAGAGATTAAAGATATTTCCGGCTTAACACACGGTGTTGGCTGGTGTGCTCCTCAGCAGGGCGCCTGTAAATTAACATTAAATGTAAAAGAAGGCATCATCCAGGAAGCTCTGGTGGAAACAATCGGATGTTCCGGCATGACGCACTCAGCTGCCATGGCATCCGAGATCCTTCCGGGAAGAACACTCCTCGAAGCACTCAACACTGACCTCGTATGCGATGCGATCAACACCGCCATGCGTGAACTGTTCTTACAGATCGTTTACGGCCGTACCCAGAGTGCATTTTCTGAAGACGGACTGCCGGTAGGTGCAGGACTGGAAGACCTTGGAAAGGGTCTCCGCTCTCAGGTTGGTACCATGTATGGAACTCTGAAAAAAGGTCCTCGTTATCTGGAGATGGCTGAGGGATACGTGACAGGGATTGCACTGAATGAAGACGATGAGATCATTGGTTATCAGTTTGTAAGCCTTGGTAAAATGACAGACTTCATCAAAAAAGGTGATGATCCTACAACTGCATGGGAAAAAGCAAAAGGTCAGTATGGCCGTGTAGATGACGCAGTGAAAATTATCGATCCCAGAGCAGAGTAA